One window of the Candidatus Dadabacteria bacterium genome contains the following:
- a CDS encoding methylmalonyl-CoA mutase family protein yields the protein MSKTEKEHEQVLLFDDFPSISKETWKKEAEKRVSYKDLVWHTEDGIEVEPFYTEEEARNLFLGETPLPGEFPFVRGTSEKDNSWLLTEEVKLTTPKETRVAALAAIEGGADSLTFIPQGEMKRKDLETLLKDIDPLRIGINFALREDPEKACALFVSSCARKEIDTQELSGVMFFDPLSRLLGHESPATPLDENVEKIAKAIGYLSDAAPGYAAFSVKSSTFKDSGATISQELAFTVAAAVEYLVMLRQKGVDSDSTCRHLVFSFSTGSSYFAEIAKLRAARALWANVAQQFCPASAESTKMRIHCRTTGFNKTIYDPHTNILRTALEAMASVIGGTDSLTVEPFDAHYREPDGLSRRVARNIQLLAKNESHLDAVTDPGGGSYHIEKLTQSISQKSLELFQEIEKKGGYLECLKSGFIQNAVEDSRKKALSDISRRKKTLVGTNEFPNLLEKMAGDIRKTPPAEKEKNGSAPTVAPLTESRAAQVFERIRLLSEEYAERTGEAPKVFLLHLSDSPQTVARSVFSMNFFGCGGFSIVDGADNPGIDEGIAAALRENPLAVGICGSDKDYEQFAEEAAMKLRDKGAEIKIVVPGGGQGERERLAEAGVDDFINAESDVRDMLERYQQLLFSDEAGP from the coding sequence ATGAGCAAGACAGAAAAAGAACATGAACAGGTCCTTCTTTTCGATGATTTTCCAAGCATCTCGAAGGAAACCTGGAAAAAAGAAGCCGAAAAGAGGGTTTCCTATAAAGATCTCGTATGGCATACCGAAGACGGCATAGAGGTTGAACCCTTCTACACCGAAGAAGAAGCCAGGAACCTTTTCCTGGGGGAAACCCCGCTTCCGGGAGAATTTCCGTTCGTCCGGGGAACCAGCGAAAAAGATAACAGCTGGCTCCTTACAGAAGAGGTAAAGCTCACCACGCCGAAAGAGACCAGAGTCGCGGCGCTTGCGGCAATAGAGGGCGGAGCGGATTCTCTTACCTTCATCCCGCAGGGGGAAATGAAGCGCAAGGACCTCGAAACTCTCCTAAAGGATATAGACCCCCTGCGCATCGGCATAAACTTCGCCTTGAGAGAGGACCCGGAAAAAGCCTGCGCCCTTTTCGTCTCCTCCTGCGCCAGAAAAGAAATCGACACGCAGGAACTCAGCGGAGTCATGTTCTTCGACCCTCTGTCGCGTCTGCTTGGACACGAATCCCCTGCAACACCGCTTGATGAGAATGTGGAAAAAATCGCAAAAGCCATCGGGTATCTCTCAGACGCCGCGCCCGGCTACGCGGCGTTCTCGGTGAAAAGCTCGACGTTTAAAGACTCAGGCGCGACTATAAGCCAAGAACTCGCCTTCACTGTCGCCGCGGCCGTCGAGTATCTGGTTATGCTCCGCCAAAAAGGCGTTGATTCAGACAGCACCTGCCGCCACCTTGTTTTTTCCTTCTCCACGGGCTCGAGCTACTTTGCGGAAATTGCCAAGCTTCGCGCCGCAAGAGCACTCTGGGCGAATGTCGCCCAGCAGTTTTGCCCCGCCTCCGCCGAATCCACGAAAATGAGGATCCATTGCCGCACCACGGGCTTCAACAAAACTATTTACGACCCGCACACAAACATACTGCGGACGGCGCTTGAAGCCATGGCGTCCGTAATCGGGGGGACGGATTCCCTGACCGTGGAGCCCTTTGACGCCCACTACAGAGAACCCGACGGATTATCAAGGAGAGTGGCGAGGAACATTCAGCTTCTGGCAAAAAACGAATCCCACCTCGACGCGGTGACCGACCCCGGAGGTGGTTCCTACCACATAGAGAAACTGACGCAGTCCATTTCGCAGAAATCCCTCGAGCTGTTCCAAGAAATAGAGAAAAAAGGCGGCTACCTTGAGTGCCTTAAAAGCGGCTTCATACAGAACGCGGTCGAGGACAGCAGAAAAAAAGCCCTGAGCGACATCTCCCGGAGGAAAAAAACGCTTGTCGGAACAAACGAGTTTCCCAACCTGCTGGAAAAAATGGCGGGAGACATCCGGAAAACCCCGCCCGCGGAAAAAGAGAAAAACGGTTCGGCCCCGACGGTAGCGCCTCTTACGGAATCAAGGGCAGCTCAAGTTTTTGAGAGAATAAGGCTTCTAAGCGAAGAATACGCGGAGAGAACGGGCGAGGCGCCAAAAGTTTTCCTGCTTCACCTGAGCGATTCGCCGCAGACAGTCGCAAGATCGGTTTTTTCGATGAATTTCTTCGGGTGCGGGGGGTTCTCAATAGTCGACGGAGCGGACAATCCGGGCATTGACGAGGGAATTGCGGCAGCCTTGCGCGAGAATCCGCTTGCGGTAGGGATTTGCGGTTCCGACAAAGATTACGAGCAGTTTGCAGAGGAGGCCGCAATGAAACTCAGGGACAAGGGAGCGGAAATAAAAATTGTCGTTCCGGGCGGCGGACAAGGCGAACGGGAAAGGCTCGCCGAGGCAGGTGTAGATGATTTTATCAATGCGGAGTCGGATGTCCGCGACATGCTTGAGCGATACCAGCAGCTGCTTTTCTCAGACGAGGCAGGACCATGA
- the queC gene encoding 7-cyano-7-deazaguanine synthase QueC, with translation MSGKAVVMVSGGVDSSTLCYKAVREGYEVFPLTFIYGQKHEREVCSSENVCRHLGLSANIIDLSSVRTLFGASALTDRDVEIPKVSATARNYETLSATVVPNRNAIFLSLSVAYSQGIGCDAVFYGAHHSDRGVYPDCRAEFVSAFEKAERLATDNERLTIIAPFIDMDKSGIVRLGARLGVPFEDTWSCYVGSRMHCGTCSSCRERKRAFIEADVDDPTEYEA, from the coding sequence GTGTCTGGAAAAGCGGTTGTCATGGTCTCTGGAGGCGTGGACAGTTCTACTCTCTGCTACAAGGCAGTTCGGGAAGGATACGAAGTCTTCCCTCTTACATTTATCTACGGACAGAAACACGAAAGAGAGGTCTGCTCCTCAGAAAATGTATGCCGGCATCTGGGGCTTTCTGCCAACATAATTGATCTTTCTTCCGTAAGGACTCTTTTCGGCGCCTCTGCGCTTACCGACCGGGACGTCGAGATTCCCAAGGTTTCCGCGACGGCGCGCAATTACGAGACCCTGTCGGCAACAGTCGTTCCGAACCGAAACGCCATCTTTCTCTCCCTTTCGGTTGCCTATTCACAGGGTATCGGCTGCGACGCTGTGTTCTACGGCGCGCATCATTCCGACAGGGGTGTGTATCCCGACTGCCGAGCGGAGTTCGTTTCGGCTTTCGAGAAAGCGGAGAGACTCGCGACTGATAACGAACGCCTCACCATAATTGCCCCGTTTATAGATATGGACAAGTCGGGGATAGTCAGACTCGGTGCGCGTCTCGGGGTTCCTTTCGAAGATACGTGGTCGTGCTACGTGGGTTCCCGTATGCACTGCGGCACCTGCAGTTCGTGCAGGGAGAGAAAAAGAGCCTTTATCGAAGCGGATGTGGATGATCCGACGGAATATGAGGCGTAA
- a CDS encoding radical SAM protein, whose amino-acid sequence MKVSEIFFSIQGEGIHIGLPTVFLRLFACDLRCSWCDTMYAVEGNDFREMEASEVLSKVLEYGCSRVCITGGEPLIQRDAVEEVTEFLLERDFVVVLETSGHKKPPGIFSHPNSVVSMDCKCPGSGMASRMDFSLYDALEEKDQLKFVIADSADYQYARSVMAKRRIRASIIFQPVYGTKADWIAERVLRDGMENVRVLPQLHKIFWGEKRGF is encoded by the coding sequence ATGAAGGTAAGCGAAATTTTCTTTTCAATACAGGGTGAAGGAATCCATATTGGGCTGCCGACGGTCTTTCTCAGGCTTTTTGCCTGTGATCTCAGATGCAGTTGGTGCGACACTATGTACGCCGTGGAGGGGAATGACTTCCGGGAGATGGAAGCCAGCGAGGTCCTGAGCAAGGTTCTTGAATACGGATGCTCCCGCGTCTGCATAACCGGTGGGGAGCCGCTTATTCAGCGGGATGCCGTGGAAGAGGTAACGGAATTTCTGCTCGAGAGGGATTTTGTGGTAGTGCTTGAAACAAGCGGACACAAGAAGCCGCCCGGAATTTTTTCCCATCCCAATTCGGTCGTGAGCATGGACTGCAAGTGTCCCGGTTCGGGCATGGCCTCCAGGATGGATTTTTCGCTTTATGACGCCTTGGAGGAAAAGGATCAGCTCAAGTTCGTGATAGCGGATAGCGCGGACTACCAATACGCAAGGAGCGTTATGGCGAAGCGCCGCATAAGGGCTTCAATCATATTCCAGCCCGTTTACGGTACAAAAGCGGACTGGATAGCCGAGAGAGTCCTGCGCGACGGCATGGAGAATGTAAGAGTGCTTCCGCAGCTTCACAAAATATTCTGGGGAGAAAAAAGGGGATTCTGA
- a CDS encoding class I SAM-dependent methyltransferase: MEEHIEDYNYEPFADTEEYRKVNGDMTRSWIQIMVERGVESLDRFLDVATGAGTMAQLFFEMLPANLKESAVFCLDQSAGALKLTKRRLEKEIDKLTLINSSIQELDLPPKSLDVAIWGNGIHYLDEEEQLKSLKAIKKALKPGGWFFFNTSFYEGARPEETIPFYRTQVRNAVQFLRKQGVKRVKIEGKAEAAKFHPRSYYEELVGKVGFDLVDAQEFAADLTKEAWEYISSFQQYAAGALHGYPDEAVSDAMKNAVEPAILLHGEVNEDGNHFVTRKWLSISARRA; this comes from the coding sequence ATGGAAGAGCATATAGAAGATTACAATTACGAGCCTTTTGCCGATACCGAGGAGTACAGGAAGGTAAACGGCGATATGACCAGAAGCTGGATCCAGATAATGGTTGAAAGAGGGGTGGAGAGTCTCGACAGGTTCCTTGACGTCGCTACAGGCGCGGGCACCATGGCGCAGCTTTTTTTCGAAATGCTTCCCGCAAATCTGAAAGAGTCGGCGGTGTTCTGCCTTGATCAGTCGGCAGGTGCTCTTAAGCTTACCAAGCGCAGGCTTGAAAAAGAGATTGACAAGTTGACTCTTATCAATTCCTCAATACAGGAACTTGATCTGCCTCCGAAAAGTCTTGACGTGGCCATATGGGGCAACGGCATACATTACCTCGACGAAGAGGAGCAACTGAAGAGCCTCAAGGCGATCAAGAAAGCGCTTAAACCCGGGGGCTGGTTTTTTTTCAATACCTCTTTTTACGAAGGGGCAAGACCTGAGGAGACCATACCTTTCTACAGAACCCAGGTGAGAAACGCCGTCCAGTTCCTGAGAAAACAAGGAGTGAAAAGAGTAAAGATCGAGGGGAAAGCCGAAGCCGCGAAGTTTCACCCGCGCTCCTACTATGAAGAACTCGTGGGCAAGGTGGGATTTGACCTTGTTGACGCTCAGGAATTCGCCGCCGATCTTACGAAAGAGGCATGGGAGTACATAAGTTCTTTCCAGCAGTATGCCGCCGGCGCCCTTCACGGCTATCCGGATGAGGCAGTTTCCGATGCTATGAAAAACGCCGTTGAGCCGGCAATTCTTCTCCACGGGGAAGTGAATGAGGACGGGAACCACTTTGTTACCAGAAAGTGGCTTTCCATAAGCGCACGACGGGCGTGA
- a CDS encoding DUF971 domain-containing protein: MGIKPKEINEFTEKALQIVWDNGEESIFFYDELREICPCATCRRLRKKSRTGKLPFKKRIPLGKSSMMPERIEYVGNYAIRFIGENWCETGFYTFDFLRKNSVPGE, encoded by the coding sequence GTGGGCATAAAACCTAAGGAAATAAACGAATTTACCGAAAAAGCTCTTCAGATCGTCTGGGACAACGGTGAAGAAAGCATATTCTTTTACGACGAGCTCAGAGAGATCTGTCCCTGCGCCACCTGCAGGAGGCTCAGAAAAAAGAGCAGAACCGGAAAACTTCCGTTTAAGAAACGGATACCCCTCGGAAAAAGCAGCATGATGCCGGAGAGGATAGAGTACGTAGGGAATTACGCCATAAGGTTCATAGGCGAAAACTGGTGTGAAACCGGATTCTATACCTTTGATTTCTTAAGGAAAAACAGCGTTCCGGGCGAATAA
- a CDS encoding FAD-dependent thymidylate synthase, with amino-acid sequence MSTEIKIDDEDIAREMERYVSNLDRDVYTISNIPEEVVAVIFAYVSRSPKSFRENIDTVIREQEMGRDRAEKFHEKWVLNYGHASVAEHATVHIGVERVSRLFSSLLECANEFLSFTEYSQRYQRPRKGDNYIPQELDSRPALKKEFEELCDFQYEVYSRLNTELFDFLKKKFPVPEDKEERVHFRALEKIAFEDARYALNLSTLTNLGMTANARAMEQTISALLSSRYLEARNRAEEIKSEVRFSVPTLVKYADENPYMVRTREALEEFSHSLGDAGKSAPGNGSSVTLFDYTGRGTENPQAEALREIARGLLFEFSGLSVGDIERHLSENTPELRKIFLMAVQELGKHDNPVGIFKSINYNAEFVLSEAAWHQLLRHRKVSWTAKEPSVGEGVTVPPHVTESGTEELLLEAVGRSERFYGELVDAGFRDVASYVVTNAHNRRVCGSFDLWELYHLTNLRMSEGAQWDIKNVIGQLAQEIGKVHPVFVRSALKRVS; translated from the coding sequence TTGTCCACCGAGATAAAAATAGATGATGAAGACATCGCCCGTGAGATGGAGCGTTACGTTTCGAATCTCGACAGGGATGTCTACACCATAAGCAACATTCCCGAGGAAGTCGTTGCCGTCATCTTCGCCTACGTAAGCAGAAGCCCCAAAAGTTTCAGGGAAAACATAGACACCGTGATAAGGGAGCAGGAGATGGGGAGGGACAGGGCGGAGAAGTTCCACGAGAAGTGGGTTCTTAACTACGGCCACGCTTCTGTTGCCGAGCACGCGACCGTGCACATAGGCGTTGAGAGGGTTTCAAGGCTTTTCTCTTCCCTGCTTGAATGCGCAAACGAATTCCTCTCGTTTACCGAATACTCGCAGAGATACCAGAGACCGCGCAAAGGCGACAACTATATTCCCCAAGAGCTTGACTCGCGCCCAGCCCTTAAAAAAGAGTTCGAGGAGCTTTGCGATTTTCAGTACGAGGTTTACTCGAGACTCAACACCGAGCTCTTTGATTTTCTGAAAAAAAAGTTTCCCGTTCCCGAAGACAAGGAGGAAAGAGTCCACTTCAGGGCACTTGAGAAAATAGCGTTTGAGGACGCAAGGTACGCCCTTAATCTCTCAACGCTTACGAATCTCGGCATGACGGCAAACGCAAGAGCCATGGAGCAGACCATCTCCGCTCTTCTTTCAAGCCGCTACCTTGAGGCAAGAAACAGGGCCGAGGAGATAAAAAGCGAGGTCAGGTTCTCGGTTCCGACGCTTGTTAAGTACGCCGATGAGAACCCCTACATGGTCAGAACGCGAGAGGCGCTCGAGGAGTTCTCCCATAGTCTCGGCGACGCTGGAAAAAGCGCACCCGGTAACGGATCCTCGGTTACCCTTTTCGACTACACGGGGCGGGGAACGGAAAATCCCCAGGCCGAGGCTTTAAGGGAGATCGCAAGAGGGCTTCTTTTCGAATTCTCGGGGCTTTCTGTCGGAGACATAGAAAGGCACCTTTCCGAGAACACTCCGGAGCTCAGGAAGATTTTTCTGATGGCCGTCCAGGAACTCGGAAAGCACGACAACCCGGTGGGCATATTCAAATCGATTAACTACAACGCTGAGTTCGTCCTGAGCGAGGCGGCGTGGCATCAGCTGCTCAGGCACAGGAAAGTCAGCTGGACAGCAAAAGAGCCTTCCGTGGGGGAAGGCGTGACGGTTCCACCACATGTTACGGAATCGGGGACGGAGGAGCTTCTGCTCGAAGCCGTCGGGCGAAGCGAGCGGTTCTACGGGGAACTCGTTGACGCCGGTTTTCGCGACGTGGCGAGCTACGTTGTCACAAACGCCCACAACAGGAGAGTCTGCGGCAGCTTCGATCTCTGGGAGCTGTACCACCTGACGAACCTGCGGATGTCGGAGGGGGCGCAATGGGACATAAAGAACGTCATTGGGCAGCTTGCCCAGGAAATTGGCAAAGTGCACCCGGTCTTTGTTCGTTCCGCTTTGAAAAGGGTTAGCTAA
- a CDS encoding pentapeptide repeat-containing protein: MADSEHVSKVQEGTAAWNRWREEEPDVIPDLGWANLNGINLDGAVFAKSALKLAFCKGCSLVGADFSEANMRGVNLEGCDLRGAVFRGANLEGAHMLGADLTGADFAGANLKLANFDGAILRDANLTGVRKLRASQLFHLKDLGNLKVSDEILEKVKTQSPHLFE; this comes from the coding sequence GTGGCTGATTCTGAGCACGTCTCGAAGGTACAAGAGGGTACGGCCGCGTGGAACCGGTGGCGGGAGGAGGAGCCCGATGTTATCCCGGATCTTGGCTGGGCGAATCTTAACGGGATTAACCTTGACGGTGCCGTGTTTGCGAAGTCAGCTCTCAAGCTTGCTTTCTGCAAAGGGTGCAGCTTGGTAGGCGCGGATTTTTCCGAGGCGAACATGCGCGGAGTGAACCTTGAGGGTTGCGATCTTCGGGGCGCGGTATTCAGGGGCGCCAACCTTGAAGGGGCCCACATGCTGGGCGCTGACCTTACGGGTGCCGATTTCGCCGGAGCTAACCTCAAGCTTGCGAATTTCGACGGGGCGATTCTCAGGGATGCCAATCTTACCGGCGTGAGGAAATTGCGTGCATCCCAGTTGTTTCATCTCAAGGACCTTGGGAATCTCAAGGTTTCAGACGAAATCCTTGAAAAGGTGAAAACTCAGTCTCCGCATCTGTTTGAGTGA
- the xseA gene encoding exodeoxyribonuclease VII large subunit, whose amino-acid sequence MDRKIYSVSELNSSIKDAIELEFGGETIWVAGEISGFKGHYASGHWYFSLKDKQSQISAVCFRGSNQQIKFVPENGMDVICAARVGVYEKDGKYQLYVSAMEPKGVGADALALEKLKQKLFEEGLFDDSKKRPLPFLSRRIGVVTSPSGAAVRDFLKVVYRRFPNVEVVISPASVQGDSAPAEITRALDRLYGMGDLDLIVVTRGGGSKEDLRAFNDEGIARKIASSPFPVISAVGHEVDMTIADLVSDVRAATPSVAAEFAVREKGEILENLAQLRLRLSRSLTNRVDMFSMQLDRLAAGFRHHMTSRIENLERRIENYSGKLTSLNPFSVLERGYAIVSKEESGEIVQDSRTLELKEKLVLRLSRGRAFCSVEGTEKEPQV is encoded by the coding sequence ATGGACAGGAAAATCTACAGCGTATCGGAACTCAATTCCTCGATAAAGGATGCGATTGAACTTGAGTTCGGCGGGGAGACGATATGGGTCGCAGGGGAGATTTCCGGTTTCAAGGGGCATTACGCAAGTGGCCACTGGTATTTCTCCCTGAAGGACAAGCAGAGCCAGATCTCCGCAGTCTGCTTCAGAGGTAGTAACCAGCAGATAAAGTTTGTACCGGAGAACGGGATGGACGTCATCTGCGCCGCGCGCGTTGGAGTTTATGAGAAAGACGGCAAGTACCAGTTGTACGTAAGCGCGATGGAGCCGAAGGGAGTGGGTGCCGACGCGCTCGCGCTTGAAAAACTCAAGCAGAAGCTTTTCGAAGAAGGACTTTTTGACGACTCGAAAAAACGCCCCCTTCCTTTTCTCTCCCGCAGAATAGGGGTAGTTACCTCTCCTTCGGGAGCTGCCGTGAGGGACTTTCTCAAAGTCGTATACAGGAGGTTTCCTAATGTTGAGGTTGTTATTTCCCCCGCAAGCGTTCAGGGAGATAGCGCCCCGGCCGAGATAACAAGAGCTCTTGATAGGCTCTACGGCATGGGTGACCTCGATCTTATAGTTGTAACTAGGGGAGGGGGATCGAAAGAGGATCTCAGGGCCTTTAACGACGAGGGGATTGCGAGAAAAATTGCTTCTTCCCCCTTTCCAGTGATCTCTGCCGTGGGTCACGAGGTGGACATGACTATAGCTGACCTGGTATCCGATGTGAGAGCAGCTACCCCTTCAGTAGCCGCGGAATTTGCCGTAAGGGAAAAAGGAGAAATCCTCGAAAACCTGGCACAACTTCGCCTTAGGTTAAGCCGTTCCCTCACGAACCGTGTCGATATGTTCTCCATGCAGCTTGACAGGCTCGCAGCTGGTTTCAGGCATCATATGACCTCGCGGATCGAGAACCTTGAACGACGCATCGAAAATTACTCCGGGAAACTTACCTCCCTGAACCCTTTCAGCGTTCTTGAGAGGGGGTACGCCATAGTCTCAAAAGAAGAAAGCGGAGAGATAGTGCAGGATTCCCGGACGCTTGAACTCAAGGAAAAACTG